The region CCGGGTACATGATTAGTCGCCTCAGCAATCGGCTCAACTTGCGTTATTACAGCAGAGATTTCCGCGAGTGAATAGACTCCTTCGGCGGCCTGCGCTTGGCTCACTAGAGCAAAAGCGAGAGTAACAAAAAGTAGTTGCCATCTCACAGCAGTTCTCCGCCTTCTTCAGCAGCAAACAACACTTTGGCAAATCCCGCCTGCAGACTTGCGGAAACTATGGGATTAATTTCATCAAAAGGAGTGTTGGCATCTGCCTGAATGATCACCGAGGGATCTTTTTGCCATTCTGGGTTACCACTTAATTTGGCCACCAATACCTGTCGCAGTTCAGCAATTGAAACGGGCTTATCATCGACCGTCAGTTGCCCGTTAAAGAGAATGACCTTCGGCCCGGCAGTTGCGATCTCAGTTTTTTCGGCAGAAGGGAGCGTTAGCCCATGTGGTACATCTATGGAGTTTTCGCCAAAAACTGTCGCGCTTAGCAGATATACGATCAGTATCGAAAAACAATCGACGAGCGACGTCAGCGTTAATGTTGCAACGGATCTCTTTTTTCTTTTTTTGTCTGATCTTAAATATTTCATTTCAATTTAACTCACTTTGTTGACCAGTTGATCTAACAGGACGCTGCGCCGATCGCACCTCAAACTTACTTAAAGAGGCGCAACTCCGACATCTTTAAACTCATTTTGCTTTAGTAGATCCATTACTCTCACTACACTTGCCAAAGGAGCCGCCTCACTCGGAAAGAGCAAAGCCGTTGTCATCTGCGAATGTTGTGACCGTACATCTGATAGAAAGGCCTTAAGATTCGCTAAAGAGATTTTTCTTCTCTCTGTCTTACCGGTTGCTGCAACTCCACCATGAATGGCTACATCTACTGCTCTTGCATTTTCGACGTAGATCCAAAGTGACAAACTTGTGTCAGCCTTAGACTCAAATTCACTTCCGAGAGCTTGCTTCGATGAAAGTGCGCCATTCTTTACAAACACCGTTGCCAGCAGTAAAAAACAGATACAGACAGCCATAATCGAGATGACTGGCATCAAGTCCAGATCTGTTTTCTCCTCTTTTTGGCTTCGTCTTTTGATTTTCATGAACTCAATCCTTCCAAATCACTTAAGTTCTGCTGTCTAAGCTTCAGAGCTTGTTTAGTCTGAGCTTCTTCAATCTGACCTTTGTTAACCAAACCTCTTAATCTTAGATTCAGGGGCCAGACTGTGTAGTCTGACCTTTGCCGTTTTAACTACTTAAATTACTTTCTGAATCGACTTACTTTTGCTGTCTGAATGGGTTGATAGTTGAAGCTCAACCAGTTGAAAATCCTTGTTGCTCCAGACTCCAAATCGTCTTGCAGCTGTTGTGTGCGGCTAGAAAGAATTGAGTGCATAACAAGTGCAGGAATCGCTACAATAAGACCGTAGGCAGTGGTGTTCATCGCAAGTGCCACACCTTCGGTGAGCATTTGAGACTTATCAGCTGCCGAAAGAGCGGCCGCACCAGAGAAGGCTTGAATCATACCGACGATAGTTCCCAAAAGGCCTGTTAGCGTTGCGATATTGCCGAGCATGGCTAGGAAGTGAGTTCTTTTTTCGAGACGCTGAGACTGAACGTTCAATACCTCAGACATTCTCGATTCGATCTCTTCACGGCCTCCGCTGTTAAGCCCGGCCTGAATTCCCGCCATGGCAACTGGAGCAATCGCGTTTGAAGCCGACATCTTTTCAGCACCAGCAAGCGCCTCTTCAAGCCGTGCAGACTTGATGGCACTTTCAAACTGATTAGCAGTTTTTGTTTGATTCGGCTGCTTTCTTAAATAGAGGTAGAATGCTCTTTCAAGAATAATAGCTATCGACACGATCTGAACGCCGAGAATTGCGAACATCCAAATGCCGCCATTAGTAAATGCCTGTGAAATATAGGTAAACATGGTTTTCCTCCGTCAACTCTACTAACTCGCAAGCTTTATACCTACCCCAGTGGCTACTGGCTTGCTGGACACGGAAGCACTCGTGAAAGGATTTCAGAAACTGACTAAGATTTGTCACTTTTTTAAGCCTCTGATTTTGCTTTTCAGGGCGGCAGTGCTAAAACAGTGACGGTTCGATTATGATTAAATACATTTTGATTTTTATTTTGGTGGTTCCTTTTCGAGCTTACCCTAACAATTGCAAGGTTTTGGAAGAGGCGCTCACCACTGAGCAAGCAAATGCACTGGAAAGCTTGTTTATTGAACATGAGTCATATTCGAGGCGCTTGTCAGTGTCTCTTGCCCGTGGCAATCACCGAATTGCCGAAGAAATTTTTGACCTCGGCTGGCTTTTGGTGACTCGTGGATACGCGTCTTTTAGGAGTGAAAGCACTTTTCGAACTTGGCTCACGCGCATTTTTACAAATGCCCGCAGCGATATCTACCGGCAATATGAAAATCGAACCGTGCTGAGTGTCGAATTGGACAGTCGCAACTTCGAAAGAGAGGTCACCGACCAGGACCTTCCTTGGACAAAGGCTGAAGGCGGAAAGAACGCTGAGTCAACACTGATTAAAAATGATGAGGCACTTCGCATCCACAAAGCTATCGAAACCCTACCCACCAAATACAGAGTACCACTCACGCTTTTTCATCTCAGTGGTCAAACCCATAAACAAATTGCTGAAACATTGGATATGAATGAAAACACTGTAAAAACTAGGCTAGTGCGGGCACGAGAAATGCTTGCTGAAAGGCTAGCCAAGCGGTAGGCACTTATTGCATACAGATGCTGGCCTCCGGGTTTGACCGAATATTTTTGAGACATGACAGATTGGTCGCTAAAAGTGATTTATAGTTGTTCATTCCAAAGACGACTGCTGCTACCCGCCCGCTTTCATTGAACAAAGGCGAGCCCGAATTACCTTTTTTCAAATAGCAGTTTTGAAGTAGGACTGCGGCTTTTGTTTTCACTTCTAAGCCTAGAGGCGTAGTATTTGGGGTGACTTCGCAAGCAACTCTTCGCATGTAGCCGACGGCTTCGCCACTCTCAGACGGGTCAACCACATAGCCATACAGCTGCGAGGCCGCAGGATGTACCTGGTCTACCGACAATCCCAATTCTTGGTCTGTTACCTTCTGATGCAAGCTAGCGGGACGTTGCAATGAAGCTCCGTCAATCTTGAGAACTCCTATGTCGGGATAGTTCTCGAAACCATTGGTGAGGTTCTTTTCATTTGTCGCCTTGTGAGTCCTCATAGCAATGTTTAAACAGTTCACGCGGAGGGTCTGTCCATTTTGTCGAAAGTATATGTAAGAACGCCCAGTACAGACTTCACCTGAGCGGTACATCTCCAGGCAGTGATCGTTTGTGACGAAAGTATTGGCGTCTTCCGCTAGAAAGCCCGTACAAAGCTCCACAGACTTGGCTCCAGTGACTGTAACAAGCTGCCCCACAGAGGGGTTGCAATCAGCGCCAGAGCACTCTACTTGCCACGTAGCGAGAGCCTCGCGCA is a window of Bdellovibrionales bacterium CG10_big_fil_rev_8_21_14_0_10_45_34 DNA encoding:
- a CDS encoding MotA/TolQ/ExbB proton channel family protein; this encodes MFTYISQAFTNGGIWMFAILGVQIVSIAIILERAFYLYLRKQPNQTKTANQFESAIKSARLEEALAGAEKMSASNAIAPVAMAGIQAGLNSGGREEIESRMSEVLNVQSQRLEKRTHFLAMLGNIATLTGLLGTIVGMIQAFSGAAALSAADKSQMLTEGVALAMNTTAYGLIVAIPALVMHSILSSRTQQLQDDLESGATRIFNWLSFNYQPIQTAKVSRFRK